Proteins from one Pontibacter korlensis genomic window:
- a CDS encoding DUF202 domain-containing protein: MGIRKILSRKRRKEIKQDLKVKEKQNLEIRDSLAMERTKLANERTFLAYMRTAMAMVLAGLTFIKVFEEDPFYIGVGIAFIPVGMAVAAFGYYRFARKKREVSQHTEAYTPTSQVHAEVIEQEKVMPDRQ; the protein is encoded by the coding sequence ATGGGTATCAGAAAAATATTAAGCAGGAAGAGAAGAAAGGAAATAAAGCAGGACCTCAAGGTCAAAGAAAAGCAGAACCTTGAAATTCGGGATAGCTTGGCTATGGAGCGAACTAAACTTGCAAACGAGCGCACGTTTCTTGCCTACATGCGGACAGCCATGGCTATGGTGCTGGCTGGGCTCACGTTTATAAAGGTTTTTGAAGAAGACCCGTTTTACATAGGGGTGGGCATTGCATTTATTCCGGTTGGTATGGCTGTGGCGGCCTTCGGCTACTACAGGTTTGCCAGAAAGAAACGGGAGGTGTCGCAGCATACAGAGGCTTATACCCCTACCAGCCAGGTACACGCCGAGGTGATAGAGCAGGAGAAGGTTATGCCTGACAGGCAGTAA
- a CDS encoding SDR family oxidoreductase: MKVLLIGANGQVGQHIVDMLQDNDLHSLRAMVRKEEQAQELQKRGIEAVLANLEGSVDELAKAMEGCDAVVFSAGSGGSTGYDKTLLIDLDGAAKAVEAAEKAGIKRFIMVSAIQAHRRENWSEELKPYFVAKHYADKVLEASSLNYTIVRPGGLLNEPATGKVKVAEDLERGSIPREDVAAVIIRSLTEEKAFRRSFDLVSGETPVAEALQLL; the protein is encoded by the coding sequence ATGAAAGTATTGTTGATTGGTGCCAATGGCCAGGTAGGCCAGCATATAGTAGACATGTTGCAAGACAACGACCTGCACAGCCTTCGCGCCATGGTTCGCAAAGAAGAACAGGCACAGGAGCTTCAGAAAAGGGGCATTGAGGCAGTATTGGCCAACCTGGAAGGCTCTGTAGACGAGCTGGCAAAAGCTATGGAAGGTTGCGATGCCGTAGTATTCAGTGCTGGTTCCGGAGGTAGCACGGGCTATGACAAGACACTGCTCATCGACCTGGATGGTGCCGCCAAAGCTGTTGAGGCTGCCGAGAAGGCAGGTATCAAGCGCTTCATCATGGTGAGTGCCATACAGGCTCATCGCCGTGAAAACTGGAGCGAAGAACTTAAGCCTTACTTTGTAGCCAAGCACTATGCTGATAAGGTTCTGGAGGCAAGCAGCCTGAACTATACTATCGTAAGGCCCGGCGGACTACTTAATGAACCAGCCACTGGTAAAGTAAAGGTTGCTGAGGACTTGGAGAGAGGCTCCATCCCTAGAGAGGATGTTGCTGCAGTCATTATCCGGAGCCTAACTGAAGAAAAAGCCTTCCGACGCTCCTTCGACCTGGTTTCAGGGGAAACTCCTGTTGCTGAGGCACTACAATTATTGTAA
- the yiaK gene encoding 3-dehydro-L-gulonate 2-dehydrogenase, with the protein MKISFEELKAQFRKVLLNVGFADNKAELCARIFAENSRDGVYSHGLNRFPVFVDLVKEGLVKADAEPEKVGHNGVVEQWDGNLAPGMYTATKAMQRAIELAKENGMGCVAVRNTNHWMRGGTYGWQAADAGCIAICSTNALASMPPYGGSEPRLGNNPLVIAVPRKKGHMVQDMAISQFSYGKMQEYELKGEKLPYYGGYDAEGNLTTDPVAIKETSSALPIGFWKGSGLALMLDVLVASLSGGRTVEQISADGKEAGVSQFFLCINAEKLDESILENIISYTKSSAGGDRDGEVRYPGEGTLAAREKNSKEGIPVNEEMWQQVQQL; encoded by the coding sequence ATGAAGATATCATTTGAGGAGCTCAAGGCGCAGTTCAGGAAAGTACTGCTAAACGTAGGCTTTGCTGACAACAAGGCGGAGCTGTGTGCCAGGATCTTTGCGGAGAACAGCAGGGATGGCGTGTACTCCCACGGACTAAACCGTTTCCCGGTGTTTGTGGATTTGGTAAAAGAAGGTTTGGTGAAAGCAGATGCCGAGCCTGAAAAGGTAGGGCACAATGGCGTGGTAGAGCAGTGGGATGGTAACTTGGCTCCGGGTATGTATACTGCCACAAAGGCGATGCAGCGGGCTATAGAGCTGGCAAAAGAGAATGGTATGGGTTGCGTGGCTGTAAGAAACACAAACCACTGGATGCGCGGAGGCACCTATGGCTGGCAGGCTGCAGATGCCGGTTGCATTGCTATCTGCTCTACCAACGCCCTTGCCAGTATGCCGCCCTACGGAGGCTCAGAGCCGCGATTGGGAAATAACCCGCTGGTAATAGCCGTGCCACGAAAGAAGGGGCACATGGTGCAGGACATGGCCATATCGCAGTTCTCCTACGGCAAAATGCAGGAGTATGAGCTAAAAGGAGAAAAGCTGCCATACTATGGTGGCTATGATGCCGAGGGCAACCTGACAACTGACCCTGTGGCGATAAAAGAAACTAGCAGCGCATTGCCCATCGGGTTCTGGAAAGGCTCAGGATTGGCACTGATGCTGGACGTGCTGGTTGCCTCATTAAGCGGAGGTCGCACAGTTGAGCAAATTTCTGCCGACGGGAAAGAAGCCGGAGTATCGCAGTTTTTCCTGTGCATAAATGCCGAGAAACTGGATGAGTCTATTCTGGAGAATATCATCAGTTATACCAAGAGCAGTGCAGGCGGTGACCGTGACGGAGAAGTGCGCTATCCAGGAGAGGGTACTTTAGCCGCCCGGGAAAAGAACAGCAAAGAAGGTATACCTGTAAACGAGGAAATGTGGCAGCAGGTACAGCAACTGTAG
- a CDS encoding DUF4142 domain-containing protein, with translation MRKHILNVFALLAMALATACGSDDSINQAADQSVQQFEEAGVQEDMRNDALFAAEAASASMLQVQLGEAASSMAVSPEVQGLAQEMVQAHQNILNDLRDMANQSNFVLPSTLGDAHHKVYQEVTDKSGISFDLTYLKRIVDQNEKLIERYEDMVKHGKVMELKQYASKQLPLLREHQQVLEKLQDSIDNL, from the coding sequence ATGAGAAAGCATATACTAAACGTTTTCGCCCTTTTAGCTATGGCGCTTGCCACTGCCTGCGGCTCCGATGACAGCATTAACCAGGCTGCAGATCAAAGCGTGCAGCAGTTTGAGGAAGCAGGTGTACAGGAAGACATGAGAAATGATGCCCTCTTTGCGGCAGAGGCTGCAAGCGCTAGTATGCTGCAGGTGCAGTTAGGCGAAGCCGCCTCAAGTATGGCAGTTAGCCCTGAGGTACAGGGGTTGGCGCAGGAAATGGTACAAGCGCACCAGAATATACTCAACGACCTGCGTGATATGGCTAACCAAAGCAACTTTGTACTTCCATCTACCCTTGGTGATGCGCACCATAAGGTGTACCAGGAGGTAACAGATAAATCAGGCATCTCTTTCGACCTGACTTACCTGAAGCGCATCGTAGACCAGAATGAAAAGCTGATTGAGCGTTACGAGGATATGGTGAAGCACGGTAAAGTAATGGAGCTGAAGCAATATGCAAGTAAACAGCTGCCCCTGCTAAGGGAGCATCAGCAGGTACTGGAAAAGCTGCAGGACTCGATAGATAACCTGTAA
- the asnS gene encoding asparagine--tRNA ligase, which produces MQRTKVKDLLQGAEVGKEVLLKGWVRTKRGNKYVSFIAVNDGSTINNLQVVADAEKFSEEALKDVTTGAAIAVIGELVASQGKGQAYEVQATSIEVLGKADPETYPLQKKAHSLEFLREIAHLRFRTNTFGAVFRVRNSLAFAVHRFFNEKGFVYMHTPIITASDAEGAGEMFRVTTLDPINPPLSENGQVNYEEDFFGKATNLTVSGQLEGELAAMAFSDIYTFGPTFRAENSNTTRHLAEFWMIEPEMAFYDLKMNADLAEEFIKYIIRYALENNREDIEFLGQRLAEEDKAKPQNERQEMTLIEKLEFVVNNDFERVTYTEAIDILVNSNHYKKKKFQYEVSWGVDLQSEHERYLVEKHFKKPVIVTDYPKDIKAFYMRLNDDGKTVAAMDILAPGIGEIVGGSQREERIDILVERMKGVGIHEEDLWWYLDTRRFGGCQHAGFGLGFERMVQFVTGMGNIRDVIPFPRTPQNAEF; this is translated from the coding sequence ATGCAACGCACAAAAGTTAAAGATCTGCTACAGGGTGCCGAGGTAGGCAAAGAGGTATTGCTGAAAGGCTGGGTGCGCACTAAGCGCGGAAACAAGTATGTGAGCTTTATTGCCGTGAACGACGGCTCCACTATAAATAATTTACAGGTAGTAGCCGACGCTGAAAAGTTCAGTGAAGAAGCGTTGAAAGACGTGACCACAGGTGCTGCTATAGCCGTTATCGGTGAACTGGTTGCCTCTCAGGGTAAAGGCCAGGCTTACGAAGTACAGGCTACTAGTATAGAGGTGTTGGGTAAGGCTGATCCTGAAACATATCCGCTGCAGAAGAAGGCGCACTCGCTGGAGTTTCTGCGTGAGATTGCTCACCTGCGCTTTCGCACCAATACGTTTGGTGCTGTGTTCCGCGTTCGTAACTCATTGGCTTTTGCTGTGCACAGGTTCTTTAACGAGAAGGGCTTTGTATACATGCACACGCCTATTATTACTGCTTCTGATGCAGAGGGTGCCGGCGAGATGTTCCGCGTAACCACACTGGACCCAATCAACCCGCCGCTTTCTGAGAACGGACAGGTAAACTACGAGGAAGATTTCTTCGGTAAAGCCACTAACCTGACGGTATCGGGGCAGTTGGAAGGTGAGCTGGCAGCCATGGCCTTCAGCGACATTTATACTTTCGGTCCTACGTTCCGTGCCGAGAACTCTAACACGACGCGCCACCTGGCCGAGTTTTGGATGATTGAGCCGGAGATGGCTTTCTACGACCTGAAGATGAACGCCGACCTGGCCGAGGAGTTTATCAAGTACATCATCCGCTATGCGCTGGAGAACAACCGCGAGGATATTGAGTTCCTGGGCCAGCGCCTGGCAGAAGAGGACAAAGCCAAACCGCAGAACGAGCGCCAGGAGATGACCCTGATCGAGAAGCTGGAGTTTGTGGTAAACAACGACTTTGAGCGTGTAACTTACACGGAGGCGATCGATATCCTGGTGAACTCGAACCACTACAAGAAGAAGAAATTCCAGTACGAGGTAAGCTGGGGCGTGGACCTGCAAAGTGAGCATGAGCGTTACCTGGTGGAGAAGCACTTTAAGAAGCCAGTGATCGTGACAGACTATCCAAAGGACATCAAGGCATTCTACATGCGCTTGAACGACGACGGCAAGACTGTAGCCGCCATGGACATTCTGGCGCCGGGCATCGGCGAGATTGTAGGCGGTTCGCAGCGTGAGGAGCGCATCGATATACTAGTGGAGCGCATGAAAGGCGTGGGCATACACGAAGAGGACCTGTGGTGGTATCTGGATACCCGCCGCTTTGGTGGCTGCCAGCACGCAGGCTTCGGCTTAGGCTTTGAGCGTATGGTGCAGTTCGTTACCGGCATGGGCAACATCCGCGACGTGATTCCTTTCCCACGCACGCCGCAGAACGCAGAGTTTTAA
- the uvrA gene encoding excinuclease ABC subunit UvrA, with translation MAFNQAQETTGTATAFPQNGEAQQIEVYGAREHNLKNISIKLPRYKLVVFTGISGSGKSSLAFDTIYAEGQRRYMETFSAYARSFMGGLERPEVDKIEGLSPVISIEQKTTSRNPRSTVGTITEIYDFMRLLWARTAEAYSYVTGEKMVRQSDDQIVNHILEHFDGKRIVVLAPVVKGRKGHYRELFQQIRKMGFIRARIDGELVEIAPKMQVDRYKIHDIEIVIDKVVVKEEDRFRLSGSIQNALTHGKGTVLILDADADKTHFFSRHLMDPATGIAYDDPAPNSFSFNSPYGACPVCNGLGEIQEITEESVIPDKELSIRRGGIAPLGEYRDIWIFKQIEALFKHFKVSVATPIKDLPEDVLNMLLYGLEEDLEVKTKKGNYIVEFEGIINFLKNQMESDSDNIRSWVDDFTQTSTCPECNGYRLKKESLHFKIDNKNIGELSVLDINKLAAWFEGLEERMSERQNVIARELLKEIRKRIGFLLDVGLDYLSLHRPVKTLSGGESQRIRLATQIGTQLVGVLYIMDEPSIGLHQRDNERLINALKDLRDLGNSIIVVEHDKDMILQSDYVVDIGPGAGIHGGQVVTAGTPEDMMKAGTTTAEFLSNRRGIEVPRVKRPGTGEVLRLIGATGHNLKNVTLELPLGKMICVTGVSGSGKSSLIHDTLYPILNTHFFRAKREPLPYKSIEGLEHIDKVIEVDQSPIGRTPRSNPATYTGVFTDIRTLFAQLPEAKIRGYSPGRFSFNVKGGRCEACEGAGMRTIEMNFLPDVYVPCEVCKGKRYNRETLEVRFKGKSITDVLDMTVEQAVEFFESQPRILRKIQTLNEVGLGYITLGQQATTLSGGEAQRVKLATELSKKDTGKTLYILDEPTTGLHFQDIEHLTEVLHKLTDKGNTVLIIEHNLDLIKIADHIIDIGPEGGEGGGTIVASGTPEEVAAVSKGYTSRFLKEELKTSHYRENNEEEAKA, from the coding sequence ATGGCTTTTAACCAAGCGCAAGAAACAACCGGCACCGCTACTGCTTTCCCTCAGAATGGGGAAGCACAGCAGATAGAAGTATATGGTGCCCGCGAACATAACCTGAAGAATATTTCCATTAAGCTGCCGCGCTACAAGTTGGTGGTGTTCACTGGCATCAGTGGCTCGGGCAAGTCATCTTTGGCTTTTGATACCATCTATGCCGAAGGACAGCGCCGCTACATGGAAACATTCTCGGCCTACGCCCGCTCGTTTATGGGTGGGCTGGAGCGCCCCGAGGTAGACAAGATTGAAGGTCTGTCGCCGGTAATCTCTATTGAGCAGAAAACCACCAGCCGCAACCCGCGCTCTACGGTGGGTACTATCACCGAAATCTACGACTTTATGCGTCTGCTTTGGGCTCGTACCGCAGAGGCGTATAGCTATGTAACCGGCGAGAAAATGGTGCGCCAGAGCGATGACCAAATTGTGAATCATATTCTGGAGCATTTCGACGGCAAGCGCATAGTGGTGCTGGCACCGGTGGTAAAAGGGCGAAAAGGCCATTACCGCGAGCTGTTCCAGCAGATCCGCAAGATGGGCTTTATACGCGCACGTATAGATGGTGAACTGGTAGAGATCGCTCCTAAAATGCAGGTAGATCGCTATAAGATTCACGATATCGAGATTGTGATCGACAAGGTTGTGGTGAAGGAGGAGGATCGCTTCCGCCTCTCTGGCTCTATACAGAACGCACTAACCCACGGTAAAGGCACTGTACTTATACTTGATGCGGATGCTGACAAGACGCACTTCTTCTCACGCCACCTCATGGATCCTGCCACCGGTATTGCCTATGATGACCCGGCTCCTAACAGCTTCTCGTTCAACTCTCCTTATGGCGCCTGCCCGGTATGTAATGGTTTGGGCGAGATACAGGAAATAACAGAAGAGTCGGTTATCCCTGACAAGGAGCTAAGTATACGCCGGGGCGGTATTGCCCCACTGGGCGAGTACCGCGATATCTGGATCTTTAAGCAGATTGAGGCACTGTTCAAGCACTTTAAGGTATCGGTAGCTACGCCAATAAAAGACCTGCCAGAGGATGTGCTGAATATGTTACTGTATGGTCTGGAAGAAGACTTGGAGGTAAAGACCAAAAAGGGCAACTACATAGTAGAGTTTGAGGGCATCATCAACTTCCTGAAAAACCAGATGGAGTCTGACTCGGATAACATACGCTCTTGGGTAGATGACTTCACACAAACAAGCACTTGTCCGGAGTGTAATGGCTACCGTCTTAAGAAAGAGTCGCTGCACTTTAAGATCGATAACAAGAATATTGGCGAGCTTTCGGTGCTGGATATTAATAAGCTGGCTGCTTGGTTTGAGGGACTGGAAGAGCGCATGAGTGAGCGCCAGAACGTAATCGCCCGTGAACTGCTCAAAGAGATTCGCAAGCGTATCGGCTTCCTGCTGGATGTTGGCTTGGATTACCTGAGCCTGCACCGCCCTGTAAAGACATTGTCGGGTGGTGAGAGCCAGCGTATACGCCTGGCCACGCAGATTGGTACGCAGCTGGTTGGGGTACTCTACATTATGGACGAGCCAAGTATAGGCCTGCACCAGCGCGATAACGAACGCCTGATAAACGCCCTGAAAGACCTGCGCGATTTGGGTAATTCCATTATTGTAGTGGAGCACGACAAGGACATGATCCTGCAGTCTGACTACGTGGTGGACATTGGCCCAGGAGCTGGTATACACGGCGGGCAAGTGGTTACGGCAGGCACTCCGGAAGACATGATGAAAGCCGGCACCACTACGGCTGAGTTTCTGAGCAACCGCAGGGGCATTGAGGTGCCACGTGTAAAACGACCGGGCACAGGTGAGGTATTGCGCCTTATCGGAGCCACTGGCCATAACCTGAAAAATGTAACGCTGGAACTACCATTAGGCAAGATGATCTGCGTAACTGGTGTATCAGGAAGCGGCAAGTCATCGCTGATTCACGACACACTGTACCCTATACTTAACACCCATTTCTTCAGAGCCAAGCGAGAGCCGCTCCCATACAAGAGCATCGAGGGGCTGGAGCATATCGACAAAGTTATTGAGGTGGATCAGTCGCCGATTGGCCGTACACCACGCTCTAATCCTGCTACTTATACTGGCGTGTTTACCGATATCCGTACGCTGTTTGCGCAGCTACCGGAGGCGAAGATCAGGGGTTACTCTCCAGGCCGCTTCTCCTTTAACGTGAAGGGTGGCCGATGCGAAGCCTGCGAGGGTGCCGGTATGCGTACCATTGAGATGAACTTCCTTCCGGATGTATATGTGCCTTGTGAGGTATGTAAAGGCAAGCGCTACAACCGCGAAACACTGGAAGTACGCTTCAAGGGCAAGAGCATTACTGACGTGCTGGACATGACCGTAGAGCAGGCAGTGGAGTTCTTCGAAAGCCAGCCGCGTATATTGCGCAAGATTCAAACCTTGAACGAGGTAGGCTTGGGCTACATTACGCTTGGCCAACAGGCTACTACTCTATCGGGTGGCGAGGCGCAGCGCGTGAAACTGGCCACAGAGCTATCGAAGAAAGACACCGGCAAGACGCTTTATATCCTGGATGAGCCAACAACTGGCTTGCACTTCCAGGACATTGAGCACCTAACGGAGGTACTGCATAAGCTAACGGACAAAGGCAATACTGTACTTATTATCGAGCACAACCTCGACCTGATCAAAATAGCCGACCATATTATTGACATTGGCCCGGAAGGTGGTGAAGGTGGCGGTACCATAGTTGCTTCAGGCACACCAGAAGAAGTAGCTGCTGTTAGCAAAGGCTATACTTCGCGTTTCCTGAAGGAGGAGCTGAAAACCAGCCACTACCGTGAGAATAATGAGGAAGAGGCTAAGGCTTAA
- the rpoN gene encoding RNA polymerase factor sigma-54 encodes MQRLDLRQLLSQKLSPQQIQFIKLLQIPTAELEARIKEELEVNPALEEGRDEPAEEYSDSSDEYEEDYSQDDDIDLNDYLNDDEISGYKMQGDRGGDEEDKEMPIAMASTLTDSLLDQLGFLSLDDKQYSIGLQLIGSIDSDGYIRRELSSIANDLAFSQNIETTEEEIEQVLHLIQSFDPAGIAARDLPECLLLQLERREQDATTVLAERIIRQAFDEFTKKHYQKILSKFNVTEDDLKKAVDLITRLNPKPGGSGAGIARVQYIIPDFILTNNNGQLELSLNSRNAPDLRISRSYADMFDAYDKSDKKDKKLKETVAFVKQKLDAAKWFIDAIRQRQNTLLRTMEAIIKYQHDFFLEGDESELRPMILKDIAEEIGMDISTVSRVANSKAVQTEFGIYPLKYFFSEGIATDSGEDASSREVKHILKEIIDNEDKRKPLSDEKIEKMLNEKGYNIARRTVAKYREQLNIPVARLRKEL; translated from the coding sequence ATGCAGCGACTCGATTTAAGACAACTTTTATCACAGAAGCTATCGCCGCAGCAGATACAATTTATCAAGCTGCTGCAGATACCTACTGCTGAGTTGGAGGCGCGCATAAAAGAGGAGCTGGAGGTAAACCCCGCCCTGGAAGAAGGCCGCGACGAACCTGCCGAAGAGTACAGCGATTCATCGGATGAGTATGAGGAGGACTATAGTCAGGACGATGACATCGACCTGAACGACTACCTAAACGACGATGAGATAAGCGGCTATAAAATGCAGGGCGACCGAGGTGGAGATGAGGAAGACAAGGAGATGCCTATCGCAATGGCCTCCACGCTTACCGACTCGCTGCTCGACCAGTTAGGCTTTCTGAGCCTGGACGACAAGCAATACAGCATTGGACTGCAGCTTATTGGCAGCATTGACAGCGACGGGTACATCCGTCGTGAGTTGAGTTCTATTGCCAACGACCTTGCCTTTTCGCAGAATATCGAAACAACAGAGGAGGAGATAGAGCAGGTGCTGCACCTGATTCAGAGTTTCGACCCTGCAGGTATTGCCGCCCGTGATTTGCCGGAGTGCCTTTTGCTGCAGCTGGAGCGCCGTGAACAGGATGCTACTACCGTACTGGCTGAGCGCATCATCAGGCAGGCCTTTGACGAGTTCACGAAAAAGCATTACCAGAAAATCCTGTCCAAGTTTAACGTGACGGAGGATGACCTGAAGAAAGCTGTGGACCTGATAACAAGGTTGAACCCAAAGCCAGGCGGTTCTGGTGCCGGTATTGCGCGCGTGCAGTACATTATCCCCGACTTTATACTTACCAACAATAATGGCCAGCTGGAGCTGTCGCTTAACTCCCGCAACGCCCCAGACTTGCGCATCAGCCGCTCTTACGCTGATATGTTCGATGCCTATGACAAGTCGGACAAAAAGGACAAGAAGCTGAAGGAGACAGTAGCCTTTGTAAAGCAGAAGCTGGACGCAGCCAAGTGGTTTATAGATGCCATTCGCCAGCGCCAGAACACGCTGCTGCGCACCATGGAGGCTATCATAAAGTACCAGCACGACTTCTTTCTGGAAGGCGATGAAAGCGAGCTGCGCCCGATGATCCTAAAAGACATTGCCGAGGAGATTGGTATGGACATTTCCACGGTTAGCCGTGTAGCCAACAGCAAAGCCGTACAGACAGAATTCGGAATCTACCCGCTCAAGTATTTTTTCTCAGAGGGTATCGCCACTGACTCTGGCGAGGATGCTAGTAGCCGTGAGGTGAAGCATATCCTGAAAGAAATCATCGATAATGAAGATAAGCGTAAGCCGCTTTCCGATGAGAAAATAGAGAAGATGCTGAACGAAAAAGGCTACAACATTGCCCGCCGCACGGTGGCCAAGTACCGTGAGCAATTGAATATTCCGGTAGCACGCCTGCGTAAGGAGTTGTAA
- a CDS encoding DUF4142 domain-containing protein, whose amino-acid sequence MKKIISTGMLAGAFLFGIVSCNQQQGAVEEAQEVNEQQAQNTGMEDQMTNISDFMTKAASNSMLEVEAGRLAQDRAQNQQVKEYGKMMVADHTKANEQMKQLAQQKNVTLPDSLGQDHKDQLQSLQDKKGREFDQEYMDLMVSSHEEAVTLFEDASNNIQDAEVKSFATTTLPKLREHLDRANQIDSTMQQKQQ is encoded by the coding sequence ATGAAAAAGATTATTTCAACAGGTATGTTGGCCGGTGCCTTTCTATTTGGTATCGTGTCATGTAACCAACAGCAGGGTGCGGTAGAAGAAGCACAGGAGGTGAACGAGCAGCAGGCTCAGAACACTGGTATGGAAGATCAAATGACGAATATCTCTGACTTCATGACTAAAGCTGCCAGCAACAGCATGTTGGAAGTAGAGGCAGGCCGCCTTGCTCAGGATAGAGCCCAGAACCAGCAGGTTAAGGAATATGGTAAAATGATGGTGGCTGACCACACCAAGGCAAATGAGCAAATGAAACAGCTGGCACAGCAGAAAAACGTTACACTGCCAGATAGCTTAGGCCAGGATCATAAGGATCAGCTGCAAAGCCTGCAGGATAAAAAAGGCAGGGAGTTCGATCAGGAATATATGGACTTGATGGTTAGCTCACACGAGGAGGCAGTTACTTTATTTGAAGATGCCTCTAATAACATACAAGACGCAGAGGTGAAAAGCTTTGCTACTACCACACTACCTAAGCTGCGAGAGCACCTGGATCGTGCGAACCAGATCGACAGCACGATGCAACAAAAACAGCAGTAA